Below is a genomic region from Paenibacillus rhizovicinus.
TTTATCTGACTCGCTACCTTCTCGGCTTGCCGCAGAGCGTCAGCGCCAGCTTCGGCTACGTGACCGGCAAAGAGGTCGAAGACAACGCGACGGTAACGCTTCGTTACGAGAACGGCGCTGTCGGGATCCTCGAAACCGGCTATGTCACCCCGCACTCCCCGTTCTGCATTGAAGTTCATGGTACGGAAGGCACGCTGCTCTACGGGCTGCCGGATGACGTCATTCGCGTTCGCAGCAACAAGCTGGAGCAGCAGGAATGGGTAACCATCGAGCATGTTCCGAACCTGCCTACGGCCATCGAGCAATGGGTCGGCCATATCATGAACGATACGCAGCCTGCCGAGAATAACGAGCTGGCCACCGATTTGACGCGCGTCATGGAAGCGGCTTATATCTCCGCGGCGGAGCAGCGCGCGGTTTCCTTGTCGGAGCTGCAAGAGTAGTTCGCGCTCGATTCATTGGCTTCATTAGATTCTTTAGCTTCTTTAGATTCATTGGCTTCATTGGCACAGCATCGAGCGCATTTCATAGAGGCACCGAACAGAAGAGGGGGACTTGTGCTGGCTATCGGCACAAGTCCCCCTCTTCGTTATTGCGACTGTCCCCGTCCGCTCCGGTGCTCCTGGGGATTGACCCCGTAATACTTGCGGAACGTCTTCGTGAAATGCGAGAAGTTCGCGTAGCCCACCTGCTGGGCGATCATGCTGACCGTCATGTTCGTCGTATCCAGCAGCTGCTTGGCCCGTTTCATCTTGATCTCGATGAGGTAGTCGATCAGGTTCTTGCCGGTTTCCTTCTTGAAGAGGCGCGACAAGTAAGCGGGATTCAGACGCACATGCGCGGCAACGTCTTCGCGCGAGATCGCTTCTTCGACGCCCGCCTTCATGAAAGCGAGCGCCTGCTGGACGAAGCCGCCGGATTCGCTCTCTTCCCGCACGGCATCCATCACGGCGGATACGAGATTGATCGCCCAATGCTTGTATTGCGCCAAGCTGCGAATCGGCATCGAAATCCATATCGACGCGTTCGGGATTTGATGAATACTGTGCCCCTTCAGCCCGAGGAAATGGTAGATCGCCTGCAGCAAATCGTGATAGTACCTCTCCAGCTGCTTCGGCTGCAGCGCCGATGCGCGCTCGAGGTCGCCGCAGACGCGCTGAACGAACAAGACGGCCTTCTCCCTCTGGCCGCCCAGCATATAGCCCGGCAGCTCCGACAAATCCGCGGCCTCCGCCGCATCCGCCGCAGCGGTATCGGAAATGGCGGCAGCGCAAGGAACGGCGGCAGGACGGTACACATGCACGGCATGGGTGCTCGTCAAATTACTCCGCTCCATATCGCGCAGCCGATCGCAGCATTCGGGCGCGTCGTGGACATCGGCCGAATAGCCAACGTAGCAGGAAACTTGGCAATAGAAATATTGGCTGCACGCCTCAATGAACCGGCTGCCAGCCGCCGCCCAATGCTCGGCTCCGAGCGCGGCCTGTTCTGCCTCCGCCGCGTAAACCATGACGAAAGGCACGCCGTCCTTGTCCGTCACGATATGCCCGCGCCGCCCGGCCAGCAGCAATTCCTCCGCAGATTTCTTCACTGCATAGAGCATCATGTCGAGGTCGCGCTCCGGCAGCTGCCGTTTCCATTCCTCGATGCTGATCAGCACCGGCAGCACCCGCTCCCCGGGAAGCAGCTGCAGCTGCGCATCCTTCATCGCCCGCTCCAGGAAATCGCCGAACGACAAAATCCGCCGCGACAGGAGATCCTGCCAGAACCGCTCGGCAAGCAGCGGCTGCTGCCTGCTCCACAAATCGCGGTACTCCCGGTACAGCTCCGTATGGCGCGACCGCTCCTCCCGTTCCTGAATGACGCCGACCATCTGCGACACGACGCCTGCCAGCTCCTCGCTGTCCACCGGCTTGAGCAAATAATCGAAGCTCTTCAGCTGGAACGCTTCCTTCGCATACGCAAACTCGCTGTGGCAGGTCAGGAAGACCGCCTCCGTATGCGCGGAATATTCTTTGGCCCAGCGCACCAGCGACAAGCCGTCCTCGTCGGGCATCTCGATATCGCAGACAAGAATGTCCACCCGGCTCTCCAGTAGAATCGCTCTCGCTTCGACGGCGCTGCCCGCCATCCATACCGAAGCAATGCCGTGCGCCCGCCAATCCTGGCAGTGCAGAATGCCTTCGGCGGCGAATTTCTCGTCGTCCACGATCAGCATGTTATACATCGCGTTCGCTCCCTTCCTCCGCGGATGCCGCCGGCAGCAGCAGCCTAACGATTGTTCCTCTCGGCTCATTGGCCAGCACGGCCATCCTTGCCTTGTCGCCGTAATGCATCGCCATCCGCTGCTTCACATTCCAGATGCCAATGCTGCCGTCTTCCGATTCCGGCGCATAATGAACCGCGTTCAACTCTTGAAGCTTCTCCTCCGACAAGCCTTTGCCGTTGTCCCGCACTTCGATCAGAATGCCCTCCTCGGAACCGTCCAGCTTGGTCGCCGCGATATCGAGCCGGAACGGCATGTTCTGCAAACTCATCCCGTGAATCATCGCATTCTCCACGAACGGCTGCACGAACAGCGACGGAAGCCGCAGCGCTTTCAACGTTTCCGGAATGTCGATGCTGTAGATGAACGACTCCTGATAGCGCATCTTCTGGATTTCCAAATAGTTGCGGATATGCGCCATCTCCTCCTCCAGCGTAATCGTATCCCGCTTCACGCCCATCATGAACCGGAAGTACTGCACGAGGTGACGGACCGTCTTCTTCACCAGCTCATACCGCTTCAAATCGACCAGCTGGAAAATAATATTCATCGTGTTCAGGAAGAAATGCGGGTTGATCTGCAGCTGCAGCTGTTTCATCTGCGCCTTCTGCGCGCGCAGCCGTTCCTCGTAGACGCCGATTTTGAGATCGACGATTTCCTCGACCATGCCGTTGAACGTATGGTTGATAATGTTGAATTCAACGGTGCCGGAAGCCGGCAGCCGCGTGCTCATATTCCCTTCCTTGATGCGGCGGATCGCCCCGAGCAATTGAAGAATCGGCGTGAAGATCAGGCTGCGGAAAATAAACCCGTACACGATCAGAATCGCCAGCACGATGAGCGGCAGCAGATAGGTGAGCGTCTGGAAGGCGTCGAGCCCCCGCAGCAGCTCGGAATTCGGAATGACGACAGCCGTGTGGACGCCCACGTTGCGGGAGCGGCTGCTGACGATCAGCAGCTTCGTCTTGCCGTTCGCGTAGGTGAACGCGCGATTCTTGCTCAGCCGCTCGGCCGGCAAACGCTTCAGCTTATCCAACGGCGCCGCGGGATTGGACAGCACCGTTCCGTCATCGCCCGTGAACAGAATCCCTCCGCCCTCGCGCAAATCGAGATTGCCGAGCGGCGTCCGCAGGCTGTTGATATTGATCAACGCCCCGATATAAGCGTTGTTGGTATCGTCGTCGCTGACGATGCGGTAGAGGAAATACTGGTCCGCGATATGGATGACC
It encodes:
- a CDS encoding helix-turn-helix domain-containing protein, which produces MYNMLIVDDEKFAAEGILHCQDWRAHGIASVWMAGSAVEARAILLESRVDILVCDIEMPDEDGLSLVRWAKEYSAHTEAVFLTCHSEFAYAKEAFQLKSFDYLLKPVDSEELAGVVSQMVGVIQEREERSRHTELYREYRDLWSRQQPLLAERFWQDLLSRRILSFGDFLERAMKDAQLQLLPGERVLPVLISIEEWKRQLPERDLDMMLYAVKKSAEELLLAGRRGHIVTDKDGVPFVMVYAAEAEQAALGAEHWAAAGSRFIEACSQYFYCQVSCYVGYSADVHDAPECCDRLRDMERSNLTSTHAVHVYRPAAVPCAAAISDTAAADAAEAADLSELPGYMLGGQREKAVLFVQRVCGDLERASALQPKQLERYYHDLLQAIYHFLGLKGHSIHQIPNASIWISMPIRSLAQYKHWAINLVSAVMDAVREESESGGFVQQALAFMKAGVEEAISREDVAAHVRLNPAYLSRLFKKETGKNLIDYLIEIKMKRAKQLLDTTNMTVSMIAQQVGYANFSHFTKTFRKYYGVNPQEHRSGRGQSQ
- a CDS encoding sensor histidine kinase, producing the protein MMRTKTLGSRLVILFAAVTVPLLLMLYLAGDYAKKVVLTQVANSYQNLVNSNLNMIDRSLDDITLNMVDIVNHDDNFRLFEQPGLSGSDSYFAEMELIKRNDYYQSYYHTVDMFFVYSKPNDQLVSTNLTGEAAPYYEVVRQWLTDSFSHADSLKKAMYKWSVIHIADQYFLYRIVSDDDTNNAYIGALININSLRTPLGNLDLREGGGILFTGDDGTVLSNPAAPLDKLKRLPAERLSKNRAFTYANGKTKLLIVSSRSRNVGVHTAVVIPNSELLRGLDAFQTLTYLLPLIVLAILIVYGFIFRSLIFTPILQLLGAIRRIKEGNMSTRLPASGTVEFNIINHTFNGMVEEIVDLKIGVYEERLRAQKAQMKQLQLQINPHFFLNTMNIIFQLVDLKRYELVKKTVRHLVQYFRFMMGVKRDTITLEEEMAHIRNYLEIQKMRYQESFIYSIDIPETLKALRLPSLFVQPFVENAMIHGMSLQNMPFRLDIAATKLDGSEEGILIEVRDNGKGLSEEKLQELNAVHYAPESEDGSIGIWNVKQRMAMHYGDKARMAVLANEPRGTIVRLLLPAASAEEGSERDV